Proteins encoded within one genomic window of Methanosarcina barkeri str. Wiesmoor:
- a CDS encoding DUF5661 family protein, translated as MRNLAKKQFTADEAKTVGEQIGIKWDKFDVDQFRRGMDVELEHGTQDPLTNVTNDDPIMTGKIALAHLNEFPDYYDRLEEMEEEAEKFWENK; from the coding sequence GTGAGAAATTTGGCAAAAAAGCAATTTACTGCTGACGAAGCAAAAACAGTTGGGGAACAGATTGGAATAAAATGGGATAAGTTTGATGTTGACCAGTTCCGCAGAGGTATGGATGTCGAGCTCGAACATGGAACCCAGGATCCCTTAACAAATGTTACTAACGACGATCCCATAATGACAGGAAAAATCGCCCTGGCTCATCTGAACGAATTTCCTGATTACTATGACAGGTTGGAGGAAATGGAAGAAGAAGCTGAGAAATTCTGGGAAAATAAGTAA
- a CDS encoding GTPase → MASYKTLVKDVIKKADVLLEVIDARFPDETQNSEVEREIIRLNKPFIIVINKSDLVSREKLEKTKARLLRIAPVVFVSSKDRSGTTMLRHQILESAAIKAGIKGQDILVGTLGYPNVGKSSVINGVTGRHRASTSSVSGHTKGVQHVNAGSHIMFIDTPGVIPFDEKDEYLQGLLGIKDVTHLKDKIGVALKIIEKMLSENKVSLESFYSITIKDETAYDALELIGKQCNFLQKKGEVDENRTATRIINDWQNGLLLI, encoded by the coding sequence ATGGCGAGCTACAAAACCCTTGTGAAAGATGTCATCAAAAAAGCTGACGTCCTTCTTGAAGTAATAGATGCCAGGTTTCCTGACGAGACCCAAAACAGCGAAGTTGAACGCGAGATAATCCGCTTGAACAAACCTTTCATTATAGTAATTAACAAATCCGACCTTGTATCAAGAGAAAAACTTGAAAAAACCAAAGCCCGCCTTTTAAGAATTGCACCTGTAGTTTTTGTTTCCAGCAAGGACAGGTCAGGAACAACGATGCTGAGGCATCAGATCCTTGAGTCGGCTGCTATAAAAGCCGGTATAAAAGGGCAGGATATCCTGGTAGGCACTCTGGGCTATCCCAATGTTGGCAAATCTTCAGTAATCAACGGCGTTACAGGCCGACACCGAGCAAGCACGTCTTCTGTATCCGGCCACACGAAAGGCGTCCAGCATGTGAATGCAGGCTCACACATTATGTTTATCGATACTCCTGGAGTGATTCCCTTTGATGAAAAAGATGAGTATCTGCAGGGCCTGCTCGGAATCAAGGATGTAACTCATCTTAAAGACAAGATCGGTGTCGCCCTGAAGATAATTGAAAAAATGCTTTCCGAAAATAAAGTGTCTCTTGAGTCCTTCTATAGTATCACAATCAAAGATGAGACTGCCTATGATGCACTTGAACTGATAGGCAAACAGTGTAATTTCCTGCAAAAGAAAGGTGAAGTGGATGAAAACCGGACTGCTACCAGAATAATCAATGACTGGCAAAACGGGCTACTGCTTATATAA
- a CDS encoding NTPase translates to MGKQWGTKDIMLRIAVTGIPGIGKSTVVAKAAEKLADQPGFKIGGIQTAEIRKEGQREGFSIMDLATGKTGVLGSIRESGPRVGKYHVNLEDLEKIGANALRSAMDCDLIVIDEVGTMELKSEAFVSAVKVVLESDKPVLAVLHRSSSHQLVQRMRREFEVLVVNEKNRDGLPGKIANRFREMR, encoded by the coding sequence ATGGGAAAACAATGGGGGACGAAAGATATCATGCTGAGAATCGCAGTAACTGGTATTCCGGGTATTGGAAAATCAACAGTTGTGGCAAAAGCTGCTGAAAAACTTGCTGATCAGCCTGGCTTTAAAATAGGCGGCATCCAGACTGCAGAAATCCGGAAAGAAGGACAGAGGGAAGGTTTTTCGATCATGGACCTTGCTACTGGAAAAACTGGAGTCCTGGGAAGCATCAGAGAAAGTGGGCCGAGGGTTGGAAAATATCACGTTAACCTGGAAGACCTTGAAAAAATCGGGGCAAATGCTCTCAGGAGCGCCATGGACTGTGACCTGATAGTCATCGATGAGGTCGGGACCATGGAGCTCAAATCCGAAGCTTTTGTTTCGGCAGTTAAAGTAGTCCTGGAATCCGATAAACCTGTTCTTGCAGTGCTGCATCGGTCAAGCAGTCACCAGCTGGTTCAGAGGATGAGGAGAGAATTTGAGGTTTTGGTGGTTAATGAGAAAAACCGGGATGGTCTGCCTGGAAAAATTGCAAATCGCTTCAGAGAAATGAGGTGA
- a CDS encoding DUF2284 domain-containing protein, whose protein sequence is MINDENYRKLEEKAKELGASNIRLIPAVDIVVEDRTVLKCIFGCNGYGSRVCPPFVPTVDEFKKMLADYEWTLLVEWKSDNIFSREASENFLKYSVEPPKDETVKQQFQNNMKTIMKDRKEIIQPGVLELEKLAWTLGYNTALATFPGMCTWCATSDYSNVNCARDKGPCHHPTLRRPCLMGLGIRMDKTLDRLNTPLQKFPLNNTAPSPYTLILLD, encoded by the coding sequence ATGATAAACGACGAAAACTACAGAAAACTGGAAGAAAAAGCAAAAGAACTGGGGGCAAGTAACATAAGGCTCATTCCAGCAGTGGACATCGTGGTTGAAGACCGAACTGTTTTAAAGTGCATTTTCGGATGCAACGGTTATGGAAGCCGAGTGTGCCCTCCCTTCGTCCCTACAGTAGATGAGTTTAAAAAGATGCTTGCAGATTACGAATGGACTCTTCTTGTCGAATGGAAATCAGATAATATTTTTTCCCGGGAAGCCAGTGAGAATTTCTTGAAATACTCCGTCGAACCTCCCAAAGACGAGACTGTAAAACAACAGTTCCAGAACAACATGAAAACAATAATGAAAGACCGTAAAGAGATAATTCAGCCCGGAGTCCTGGAGCTTGAAAAACTTGCCTGGACCCTTGGCTATAATACTGCTCTTGCAACCTTTCCAGGCATGTGCACATGGTGTGCAACAAGCGACTACTCAAATGTAAATTGCGCCAGGGATAAAGGGCCATGCCATCATCCAACTCTCCGCAGGCCATGTCTTATGGGACTTGGTATCAGGATGGATAAAACCCTCGATAGACTCAACACTCCACTACAGAAATTTCCCTTAAATAATACTGCACCTTCACCTTATACCCTAATATTACTTGACTGA
- a CDS encoding helix-turn-helix transcriptional regulator codes for MGVENDIKEKYPVSPVASEDQKIAEMKAVREKLSEIHNDIKKIIERSNKLYFEAALESSRREYSSTILNHLLEDIETGLERNMVKKCPEKINCTSAFTSLLQQNAELIKHGKVDDNLISNNRKKLDELRCGAPFSKCEQCFSEVSSLFTKQVNLMRSMRIYSDSQEHKSNISSIKTDTIMSEILEPISNNHRLEILKAVSFEMKSFSAFSELTSLRGGNLLFHLQKLLDNGLILQMHERGDYMITDKGLKILQGLQEIYSSLQNSPIQNTEDILQEEKKIKI; via the coding sequence ATGGGAGTAGAAAATGATATTAAAGAAAAATATCCTGTAAGCCCAGTAGCGTCAGAGGATCAGAAAATAGCAGAAATGAAAGCTGTTAGGGAGAAACTTTCCGAGATACATAATGACATTAAGAAAATAATTGAACGTTCAAACAAACTTTACTTCGAAGCTGCTCTTGAAAGCTCAAGACGTGAGTATTCGAGTACTATTCTTAATCATCTCCTCGAAGACATAGAAACTGGACTTGAACGCAATATGGTGAAAAAGTGCCCTGAGAAAATAAATTGCACTTCAGCGTTTACGTCTCTCCTGCAGCAGAATGCAGAACTCATTAAACATGGTAAAGTCGATGACAATCTAATTTCGAACAATAGAAAAAAATTAGATGAATTAAGATGTGGAGCTCCTTTTAGTAAATGTGAGCAGTGTTTTTCTGAAGTTTCAAGCCTCTTCACTAAACAGGTCAATCTTATGCGTTCTATGCGGATTTACTCAGATAGCCAGGAGCACAAATCCAATATTTCGTCCATAAAAACTGATACCATTATGAGTGAGATACTGGAACCGATTTCAAATAACCATCGTCTGGAAATTCTAAAGGCAGTTTCATTCGAAATGAAAAGTTTCTCTGCTTTCTCTGAACTGACAAGCCTTAGAGGAGGAAACTTGCTTTTTCACCTTCAGAAACTTTTAGACAACGGTTTGATTCTGCAGATGCATGAAAGAGGCGATTATATGATTACTGATAAAGGATTAAAAATTCTACAAGGCTTACAAGAAATCTATTCTTCACTCCAAAATTCACCGATACAGAATACAGAAGATATTCTTCAGGAAGAGAAAAAAATCAAGATTTAA
- a CDS encoding rRNA maturation protein, with translation MLVTSSRKPSARTRTLCKLLSRFIAGRCMTRGKMGMQELLEFAEGGPLIVIGEYHGNPGELSFYDEAGELLFSLRFTDWYSKELDSYWFSGIEPKLAGQGEIAEAFKVFFHFQRVENDKIDQLPPSSTLIVVGENDIDFMGSGKSLFKLNLRGFKKY, from the coding sequence ATGCTGGTTACTTCTTCTCGCAAACCTTCTGCAAGAACCAGGACACTTTGCAAGTTGCTTTCGCGGTTTATAGCTGGCAGATGTATGACGCGCGGAAAAATGGGCATGCAGGAACTTCTGGAGTTTGCGGAGGGTGGGCCTCTCATAGTCATAGGAGAGTACCATGGAAATCCTGGGGAACTCAGCTTTTACGACGAAGCCGGAGAGCTCCTGTTCTCACTCAGGTTTACGGACTGGTACTCTAAGGAACTTGATTCCTATTGGTTTTCCGGTATCGAACCCAAGCTCGCAGGTCAGGGAGAGATTGCTGAAGCTTTTAAGGTTTTTTTCCATTTTCAAAGGGTTGAAAATGATAAAATTGATCAACTTCCCCCAAGTTCCACTTTAATAGTGGTTGGGGAAAATGATATAGATTTTATGGGCAGTGGGAAGTCCCTTTTTAAGCTTAATCTCCGAGGTTTTAAAAAGTACTGA
- a CDS encoding KEOPS complex subunit Pcc1, which produces MKLFSEFIFETETAETIYRALLPELDDNFSQRSAIDLSLEDANKLVLSVKAEDVVSLRSALNTWFRLIQIAQEVLETTYEVSC; this is translated from the coding sequence TTGAAACTTTTCTCAGAATTTATTTTTGAAACTGAAACTGCAGAAACGATCTACAGGGCGCTCCTGCCCGAACTCGATGACAACTTTTCACAAAGGTCTGCAATAGACCTGTCTCTTGAGGATGCAAATAAGCTGGTACTCAGCGTAAAAGCTGAAGATGTGGTTTCTCTGCGTTCAGCACTGAATACCTGGTTCAGGCTTATCCAGATTGCACAGGAAGTCCTTGAAACCACATATGAAGTCAGTTGTTAG
- the tnpB gene encoding IS200/IS605 family element RNA-guided endonuclease TnpB: MMKAFKFRLYPTTTQAVQLNQHIGSCRFVYNWALDQKIKTYEQTGKSISRFDLNKKLPVLKASNEWLGEVNSQSLQRMTKQVESAFTRFFREKNGFPKFKSKKNPIQSFPVPQHYSVDFEKNTIKLPKIEPIKAVFHRKFEGELKTATVSRTCQGHYYISILVEDGKELPTKQKYSESTTVGIDVGIKDFAILSTGETIENPNYLKNSLNRLKVLQKRASRKLKGSKNRVKAKHRLAVLHDKITNQRNDFQNKLSFKLISENQAIALETLNVKGMVKNHHLAQAISDSAWSSFVTKLEYKAEWYGKTILRIGQFEPSSKVCHVCGYHNSYLTLKDREWTCPDCKTKHDRDINAAINIKKFALIDQNLIGL; the protein is encoded by the coding sequence ATGATGAAAGCGTTCAAATTTAGACTCTATCCTACAACTACGCAGGCTGTTCAATTAAATCAGCATATAGGTAGCTGTAGATTTGTCTACAATTGGGCACTTGATCAGAAAATTAAAACTTATGAACAGACAGGAAAATCAATTTCCAGATTTGACTTAAACAAAAAGCTTCCTGTCTTGAAAGCTTCTAATGAATGGTTAGGAGAAGTCAATTCTCAATCATTGCAGAGAATGACTAAGCAGGTTGAGTCTGCCTTCACTCGATTTTTCCGAGAGAAGAACGGCTTTCCTAAGTTCAAATCTAAGAAAAACCCAATTCAATCTTTTCCTGTACCTCAACACTACTCCGTAGACTTTGAAAAAAACACTATCAAGCTCCCTAAAATAGAACCAATTAAAGCAGTTTTTCACAGGAAGTTTGAGGGCGAGCTTAAAACAGCTACTGTTTCAAGGACATGTCAAGGACATTACTACATTAGTATCCTTGTTGAAGATGGAAAAGAACTTCCTACAAAACAGAAGTATTCAGAATCTACTACAGTGGGTATAGATGTCGGGATTAAGGATTTTGCTATACTTTCCACAGGAGAAACGATTGAGAATCCTAACTACCTGAAAAACTCTTTGAACAGGTTAAAGGTTCTTCAAAAAAGAGCATCAAGGAAACTGAAAGGTTCTAAGAACAGGGTAAAAGCCAAACATAGGCTTGCTGTACTACATGACAAAATAACTAATCAGAGGAACGACTTCCAGAACAAACTCTCTTTTAAACTCATAAGCGAAAACCAAGCAATAGCTCTGGAAACTCTGAATGTTAAAGGAATGGTCAAGAATCATCATTTGGCACAGGCTATAAGTGATTCCGCATGGAGCAGTTTTGTAACAAAACTAGAGTATAAAGCTGAATGGTACGGAAAAACCATCCTGAGAATTGGGCAATTTGAACCATCTTCTAAAGTATGTCATGTTTGTGGATATCATAATTCATATTTGACATTAAAAGATAGAGAATGGACTTGCCCAGACTGTAAAACAAAACATGATAGAGATATAAATGCCGCTATCAATATCAAGAAATTTGCTCTCATAGATCAAAATCTAATTGGATTATAA
- a CDS encoding Mov34/MPN/PAD-1 family protein, producing the protein MQIKGIARDTLNFILEASKSMAPQEFAGLLQEKDGIITEVLILPGTESSDSNAVLRLYMMPNIKAAGSVHSHPGPNRSPSQADLLLFSKTGNCHIIVGRPYSSQSWTCYNREGKVIDLPVLDVEFEDYEEI; encoded by the coding sequence ATGCAAATTAAAGGAATAGCCCGTGATACTCTTAATTTTATCCTGGAGGCAAGCAAGTCCATGGCTCCTCAGGAATTTGCCGGACTTTTGCAGGAAAAAGATGGCATCATCACTGAAGTTCTTATATTACCTGGCACGGAATCAAGTGATTCAAATGCCGTTCTCAGACTTTATATGATGCCGAACATTAAAGCCGCAGGTTCAGTCCACAGCCATCCGGGCCCGAACCGCAGTCCTTCACAGGCTGACCTACTCCTCTTTTCGAAAACAGGCAACTGCCATATCATAGTTGGCCGCCCTTATAGTAGTCAAAGCTGGACATGCTATAATAGGGAAGGAAAAGTAATCGATCTTCCAGTGCTTGATGTTGAATTTGAGGATTACGAAGAGATTTGA
- a CDS encoding NADP-dependent malic enzyme, with protein MEKNSENNLEKDSGQGLEKHQEKSGDEHTSLYQESLAVHRRFGGVLEVASKVSLQTIHDLSVAYTPGVAEPCRKIIKDPELVYLYTMKRNTIAVVTDGSAVLGLGNIGPYAALPVMEGKAIIFKEFAGIDAFPICLDTQETEEVIKAVKHLAPAFGGINLEDISAPRCFEIEGRLREELDVPVMHDDQHGTAIVVFAGLLNALKIVNKKLNELHIVISGMGAAGVAIFRFLVRAGANPARILVCDSKGLVYEGRKNGMNPVKEEVARLTNPEKLKGGLENAFPDADLFIGVSVGGIVNEEMVRSMAKDAIVMAMANPLPEIMPDAAKRAGARVVATGRSDFPNQLNNCLSFPGVFKGALSTCARKITPEMEMAASHALAEVVTLNELSEDRIIPDPLDRRVVPAVAKAVASASLESCVARKSHEDMA; from the coding sequence TTGGAAAAGAATTCAGAAAATAATCTGGAAAAGGACTCAGGACAGGGTCTGGAAAAACACCAGGAAAAAAGCGGTGATGAACACACGTCCTTATATCAGGAATCACTTGCTGTGCACCGACGGTTTGGGGGCGTACTGGAGGTTGCCAGTAAAGTCAGCCTTCAAACGATCCACGACCTCAGCGTTGCCTATACACCAGGAGTTGCCGAGCCGTGCAGGAAGATAATCAAGGACCCGGAACTTGTCTATCTCTATACCATGAAGAGAAATACTATTGCTGTCGTTACTGACGGATCGGCAGTGCTGGGGCTCGGGAATATAGGACCTTATGCTGCACTGCCTGTTATGGAGGGAAAGGCGATAATTTTCAAAGAATTTGCAGGCATTGATGCCTTTCCGATCTGCCTGGACACACAGGAAACCGAAGAAGTGATAAAAGCGGTAAAGCATCTGGCTCCTGCATTTGGGGGCATCAACCTTGAAGACATCAGCGCTCCTCGTTGCTTTGAAATCGAGGGTAGACTGCGTGAAGAACTCGATGTGCCAGTTATGCACGATGACCAGCATGGGACAGCCATTGTAGTTTTTGCCGGGCTTCTCAATGCCCTTAAAATTGTGAATAAAAAGTTAAATGAACTCCATATAGTGATTTCAGGCATGGGGGCGGCAGGAGTAGCAATTTTCCGATTTCTGGTTCGGGCAGGAGCAAACCCGGCAAGAATTCTTGTCTGCGACAGTAAAGGGCTCGTGTACGAAGGCCGGAAAAACGGTATGAACCCCGTAAAAGAGGAAGTTGCCAGGCTTACAAACCCTGAAAAATTGAAGGGAGGGCTTGAAAATGCTTTTCCGGATGCTGACCTTTTTATCGGAGTCTCTGTGGGGGGCATAGTCAATGAGGAAATGGTTCGGTCCATGGCAAAAGATGCAATTGTAATGGCTATGGCAAACCCTCTGCCTGAGATTATGCCTGATGCCGCAAAGCGAGCAGGAGCAAGGGTTGTTGCTACGGGCAGGTCGGATTTTCCAAACCAGCTTAATAACTGCCTGAGCTTTCCGGGAGTTTTTAAAGGAGCTCTCAGCACTTGTGCGAGAAAAATAACACCTGAGATGGAAATGGCTGCGTCCCATGCGCTTGCAGAGGTTGTAACACTAAACGAACTTTCTGAAGATCGCATAATTCCTGATCCCCTTGACAGACGTGTAGTGCCTGCGGTTGCAAAAGCTGTTGCAAGTGCATCACTTGAAAGCTGTGTTGCAAGGAAAAGTCATGAAGATATGGCCTGA
- a CDS encoding pyridoxamine 5'-phosphate oxidase family protein, producing the protein MSSDLIDYFNKSPRLGVLSTSNTDGRVDSAVFGSPQMIDEKTVIAATADNRTFANLRKNPYALYTIMEPGDSITDWKGIRVYMILKEYGTSGKLLDMIRNEAAKFVGEEGAKMIYASLTFEVYEVRPLVDLGQGWEKSI; encoded by the coding sequence ATGTCATCAGACTTGATAGATTATTTCAACAAGTCGCCCAGACTTGGCGTTCTCAGTACATCCAACACTGACGGAAGGGTCGATTCAGCTGTCTTTGGTTCGCCTCAAATGATCGATGAAAAGACTGTAATCGCGGCAACGGCTGATAACCGCACCTTTGCAAACCTCCGGAAAAATCCATATGCCTTGTATACGATCATGGAACCTGGAGATTCAATTACGGATTGGAAGGGTATCAGGGTTTATATGATACTTAAGGAGTATGGGACGTCCGGGAAGTTGCTTGATATGATCCGAAACGAGGCTGCAAAGTTCGTAGGCGAGGAAGGCGCGAAGATGATATACGCTTCACTGACCTTCGAGGTCTATGAGGTCAGGCCCCTGGTAGATTTAGGGCAGGGATGGGAGAAGTCGATCTGA
- a CDS encoding CPBP family intramembrane glutamic endopeptidase, with protein sequence MNNTSRKPWTISLGIFTIWLIVVVGGGLLQVKGQPTQLDELVKSQLIYGVLTAIVFLSGAITYFNWWDQVGWKGPNDSRNLRLLLLPAMFLFIMLLIVLFTGLPPTRVLLIVIINTLMVGISEELMFRGVLFHGASSLFGIWRAVWITAIVFGSVHTLNSLITGDFNASVFQAFFAGMFGVWAVALRVRLDTVIPLIVIHWLWDCLAFLTGSSEGLVLLLFSFILFLYGIWLLRGFRTTAASVHVNRVRE encoded by the coding sequence ATGAATAATACATCAAGAAAACCCTGGACTATTTCACTGGGAATTTTTACAATCTGGCTGATTGTTGTTGTGGGAGGAGGACTGCTGCAGGTTAAAGGCCAGCCCACTCAACTTGATGAACTGGTTAAAAGTCAGCTTATTTATGGAGTACTTACTGCAATAGTCTTTTTGTCTGGGGCAATTACCTATTTTAACTGGTGGGATCAAGTCGGGTGGAAAGGTCCGAATGATTCACGGAATTTGCGCCTTTTATTGTTACCGGCCATGTTCCTCTTCATCATGCTACTGATAGTTTTATTTACAGGCCTGCCACCAACCCGTGTACTCTTAATTGTAATTATAAACACCTTGATGGTAGGCATCAGTGAAGAGTTGATGTTTCGAGGTGTATTATTTCATGGGGCTTCATCATTATTTGGAATCTGGCGTGCAGTGTGGATCACAGCAATTGTTTTCGGTTCGGTTCATACGCTAAACAGCTTAATAACCGGAGACTTTAATGCAAGCGTATTCCAGGCTTTTTTTGCAGGTATGTTTGGAGTCTGGGCAGTAGCCTTGCGGGTCCGCCTCGACACAGTAATTCCTTTAATTGTCATTCACTGGCTGTGGGATTGCCTGGCATTTCTGACAGGTTCTTCTGAAGGGCTGGTGTTGTTACTCTTTTCGTTTATTCTATTCTTATATGGTATCTGGCTATTACGAGGCTTTCGCACAACCGCTGCGTCGGTTCACGTCAATAGAGTTCGGGAATAA
- a CDS encoding aminoacyl-histidine dipeptidase: MHPKTQQILEVFEEINKIPRRSKHEEQISTWLQEWGRSRGFEVKADSLNNVLIKVPATTGYEDSPTLILQGHMDMVCEKCKDSIHDFSRDPIRCICDGDWMRGDGTSIGADDGIALALGLVMAEAGKKGEIGHPPLELLFTVDEETGLTGARGLETGFFEGKILLNLDSEDEGIFVIGCAGGQNSQITLPVEWELLDFKEENLFRFFRLSVEGLEGGHSGTEINKQRANGIQLLSLALVKLRGKLGIENVRLVLLNGGTVHNAIPSTAEAFIALHGEKLEKAAETMSDIRHAFKAEYAKTDPGLILNFEEISREIIFEVAEDKIPREEVSHVRVFSLETEEKLLELILGLPHGVYRMSETIHGLVETSNNLATVRTAGNEVIIVSSQRSSNNLRLAEISGKVEAISKLAGAWVEHEPGYPAWEPNLKSELILKCKQVYTETFGKEPEIEVIHAGLECGIIGSAHEGMEMISFGPTIKDAHSPAEKIFVPSIEKVWIFLENLFKTYC; encoded by the coding sequence ATGCACCCTAAAACTCAACAGATCCTCGAAGTCTTTGAAGAAATCAATAAAATCCCGAGACGTTCAAAGCATGAAGAACAGATTTCAACCTGGCTGCAGGAGTGGGGCCGGTCCAGAGGTTTTGAGGTAAAAGCCGATTCCTTAAACAATGTGCTTATCAAAGTCCCTGCAACAACTGGATATGAGGACTCTCCCACACTTATCTTGCAAGGGCATATGGATATGGTCTGCGAGAAATGTAAAGACTCCATACACGACTTTTCCAGAGACCCTATAAGATGTATTTGCGACGGGGACTGGATGCGGGGAGATGGAACTTCCATAGGTGCGGATGATGGAATTGCCCTTGCACTTGGACTGGTAATGGCAGAAGCAGGGAAGAAAGGAGAAATCGGGCATCCACCACTTGAGCTGCTTTTTACGGTAGACGAGGAAACAGGTCTGACAGGAGCGAGAGGACTTGAAACTGGCTTTTTTGAAGGAAAAATACTTCTGAACCTTGACTCAGAGGATGAAGGCATTTTTGTAATAGGGTGTGCAGGCGGGCAGAATTCACAGATTACACTTCCTGTTGAGTGGGAACTGCTTGATTTCAAAGAAGAAAATTTATTTAGGTTCTTCAGGCTCTCGGTTGAAGGACTGGAAGGTGGGCATTCCGGGACTGAAATCAACAAACAACGCGCAAACGGGATACAGTTGCTCTCCCTGGCACTGGTCAAACTCAGGGGAAAACTTGGGATAGAAAATGTAAGGCTTGTCCTGTTGAACGGAGGCACTGTCCATAATGCAATTCCCAGTACTGCAGAAGCTTTTATTGCCCTCCACGGGGAAAAACTCGAAAAAGCCGCAGAAACAATGTCAGATATCAGGCACGCATTTAAAGCTGAATATGCAAAAACTGATCCTGGACTTATTTTGAATTTTGAAGAAATTAGCAGAGAAATAATTTTTGAAGTTGCAGAAGATAAGATCCCCAGAGAGGAAGTGTCTCATGTTCGGGTCTTTTCGCTAGAGACCGAAGAAAAACTTCTAGAACTGATCCTGGGGCTGCCGCACGGGGTTTACAGGATGTCGGAGACTATTCATGGGCTTGTCGAAACCTCAAATAATCTTGCAACAGTCCGGACGGCTGGAAATGAAGTAATAATCGTGTCAAGCCAACGCAGTTCAAACAATCTCAGGCTGGCTGAAATTAGCGGAAAAGTGGAAGCAATCTCAAAGCTTGCAGGCGCATGGGTTGAACATGAGCCCGGATATCCTGCATGGGAGCCCAACCTGAAGTCCGAACTGATCTTAAAATGCAAGCAAGTTTATACCGAGACATTTGGGAAAGAGCCTGAGATTGAAGTGATTCACGCAGGGCTTGAATGCGGAATAATCGGTTCGGCGCATGAAGGTATGGAAATGATTTCTTTTGGGCCAACGATCAAAGATGCGCATTCTCCTGCTGAAAAGATCTTCGTTCCTTCGATTGAGAAAGTCTGGATATTCCTGGAAAACCTGTTTAAAACTTATTGCTGA
- a CDS encoding universal stress protein: MISSKLFEKILIATDGSEKNKSAVEEAVKIARACGSTVYAVYVMDESLMKSAIEVPIAEDLYRRIREEGEEAVNGVKEIAQGVNLETFILSGRPARAITEFAEQKEVDLIVVGTQGKSGIERFLLGSVADEVIRTAGCPVLTIKSRK, from the coding sequence ATGATTAGTTCAAAGTTATTCGAAAAAATATTGATAGCAACTGATGGATCTGAAAAAAATAAGTCTGCGGTTGAAGAGGCAGTAAAAATTGCCCGTGCATGTGGGTCCACAGTCTATGCAGTCTATGTAATGGACGAGAGCCTGATGAAATCTGCTATTGAAGTTCCAATTGCAGAAGATCTTTACAGAAGAATCAGAGAAGAAGGAGAAGAAGCAGTCAACGGGGTAAAGGAAATTGCGCAGGGTGTGAATCTGGAGACCTTCATACTATCTGGCAGGCCAGCTCGTGCAATCACTGAATTTGCAGAACAAAAAGAAGTTGATCTAATTGTTGTCGGAACACAGGGGAAAAGTGGCATTGAGAGATTTTTATTAGGCAGCGTTGCCGACGAGGTTATAAGGACCGCTGGTTGCCCGGTGTTGACGATAAAAAGTAGAAAATAA